One region of Dehalococcoidia bacterium genomic DNA includes:
- a CDS encoding radical SAM protein — MRFERPEIIRPPSEHASYYLPLTSGCSNNTCAFCAFSFTNLGIRDLQDVKSEIDAMSLYMNSRMALPGQPDIVYAILRRWDGRRVFLQDGDALVYPYPKLVEALQYLNGKFPSLERIACYATPQDVLRRSVAELKALRELKLGILYMGVESGDDEVLSRIKKGATHTEMVEAAAKVREAGILLSVTVILGLGGVQGSRRHAMETARILTEMDPDYAGALTLTLIPGTPLYLEWEKGNFELITPFDSLMELRTIVEHAAFSDCFFSSMHASNYFAIRGSMPGDKGKMLAQLDAILAKKDPALLRPEYLRGL; from the coding sequence ATGAGATTTGAACGGCCGGAGATTATCAGACCTCCCAGCGAGCATGCCAGCTACTACCTGCCACTCACGTCAGGCTGCTCCAACAATACCTGCGCTTTCTGCGCATTTTCCTTCACCAATCTGGGTATACGCGACCTTCAGGATGTTAAAAGCGAGATCGACGCCATGTCCCTCTATATGAACTCCCGTATGGCGCTGCCGGGCCAGCCCGACATCGTCTATGCCATCCTGCGCCGCTGGGACGGCAGGCGCGTCTTTTTACAGGACGGGGACGCGCTGGTTTATCCCTATCCCAAACTTGTGGAAGCGCTGCAATACCTGAACGGCAAATTCCCCTCTCTGGAGCGTATAGCCTGCTATGCCACACCCCAGGACGTGCTCAGGCGCAGCGTGGCAGAGCTGAAGGCACTGAGAGAGCTCAAGCTGGGCATACTCTATATGGGTGTGGAAAGCGGCGACGACGAGGTTCTAAGCAGGATCAAAAAGGGAGCCACGCATACCGAGATGGTGGAAGCTGCGGCCAAGGTAAGGGAGGCGGGTATACTTCTGTCGGTGACCGTGATACTCGGCCTGGGCGGCGTGCAGGGCAGCCGGCGGCACGCCATGGAGACGGCGCGCATTTTAACGGAGATGGATCCCGATTATGCGGGCGCGCTTACTCTGACGCTGATACCCGGCACACCGCTTTACCTTGAGTGGGAGAAAGGAAATTTCGAGCTTATAACGCCCTTCGATTCCCTGATGGAGTTGAGGACTATTGTCGAACATGCCGCGTTCTCGGACTGCTTCTTCAGCTCCATGCATGCCTCCAATTACTTCGCCATACGCGGGAGCATGCCCGGGGACAAAGGTAAAATGCTGGCCCAGCTCGATGCGATCCTTGCGAAAA
- a CDS encoding ARMT1-like domain-containing protein, which produces MKVSTECHDCLMRLAHQASGFATDDPVLREDSKRAAGELIRDKLKPGIVSIEVAAPLHHLIKQVTGNHDPYRKFKDIEISEARKLFALVQDSYKENFVDYLRLAAQGNAMDFFRPIGELEKEVRENGLQFAIDDSALLEGRVRSSSLVLYLADNSGEVFFDMPLLNLMRRYARTIYVVKELPVQNDVTIADIRKAGLQQEAGEVITTGTATPGVLFELASEEFKQAFAAADFIFAKGMGYYETLDELDPQGKIFFCLKAKCGPVARSLGVPLNSYVAKLH; this is translated from the coding sequence GTGAAAGTATCCACGGAATGCCATGACTGTCTGATGAGGCTGGCCCACCAGGCGTCCGGCTTTGCCACCGACGATCCCGTCCTGAGGGAGGATTCGAAGCGCGCCGCCGGGGAGCTGATCAGGGACAAATTGAAGCCCGGCATCGTATCTATTGAAGTTGCCGCCCCGTTGCACCACCTCATCAAGCAGGTAACGGGAAACCATGACCCTTATCGAAAGTTCAAGGACATCGAGATCAGCGAGGCCCGCAAGCTGTTTGCCCTGGTACAGGACAGCTACAAGGAGAATTTCGTTGATTATCTCAGGCTGGCGGCGCAGGGCAATGCCATGGATTTCTTCAGGCCGATCGGGGAATTGGAGAAAGAGGTCAGGGAAAACGGGTTGCAGTTCGCGATCGACGATTCGGCGCTGCTGGAAGGCCGGGTCAGGAGCTCAAGCCTTGTGCTGTACCTGGCTGATAACAGCGGGGAAGTGTTTTTCGATATGCCGCTGCTCAATTTGATGCGCAGATACGCAAGGACCATATACGTGGTGAAGGAGTTGCCGGTACAGAACGATGTCACCATCGCCGATATCCGCAAAGCCGGCCTGCAGCAGGAGGCCGGGGAGGTGATAACCACGGGAACCGCTACGCCGGGGGTCCTGTTTGAGCTGGCCTCTGAGGAGTTCAAGCAGGCTTTCGCTGCGGCCGATTTTATTTTCGCTAAGGGCATGGGTTATTATGAAACCCTTGATGAACTGGACCCCCAGGGTAAAATTTTCTTCTGCCTCAAGGCCAAGTGCGGCCCTGTAGCCAGGTCGCTGGGTGTGCCGCTCAACAGCTACGTGGCGAAATTACATTGA
- a CDS encoding PaaI family thioesterase has product MPDTLKRLLEHGKNEPVAGFLGMRLLELSPGYARVSMPMKPEYINFNGMIFGGIISSVADQAFAYATNSVINPNVASQFNIHFIAAVGVEDELTAECRVMKSGKRVCISEIKVMNREGQLIATATGTTIPLI; this is encoded by the coding sequence ATGCCTGATACATTGAAACGCCTGCTTGAGCACGGTAAAAATGAGCCGGTTGCGGGGTTCCTGGGAATGAGGTTGCTGGAGCTGTCCCCGGGGTATGCCCGTGTGTCCATGCCGATGAAGCCCGAATATATCAATTTCAACGGTATGATCTTCGGCGGCATTATCTCGTCGGTGGCGGACCAGGCTTTCGCCTACGCCACCAACTCGGTGATCAATCCCAACGTTGCATCGCAATTCAATATCCATTTCATAGCAGCGGTCGGTGTGGAGGACGAACTGACGGCGGAGTGCCGCGTTATGAAGAGCGGCAAGCGGGTATGCATCTCCGAGATCAAGGTTATGAACCGGGAGGGACAGCTTATCGCCACGGCCACCGGCACCACCATCCCTCTGATTTAG
- a CDS encoding ATP-binding protein: MEDFEKLGVFYIGREYDMAQKKSGENLVLYDSKDLVTHGVCVGMTGSGKTGLCISILEEAALDGIPAIIIDPKGDMPNMMLTFPQLRAEDFLPWINEDDARRKGLTPQDFAAKQADLWKNGLASWGESGDRIAKLKQAADFVIYTPGSTAGIPVSILKSFAAPPAALIEDNELLRDRINSTVTSLLGLVGKDADPIKSREHILISTILDNAWRQGIDLDLAALIQQVQTPPVSRIGVIDLDSFYPAKDRFELAMLINNLLAAPGFNAWLEGEALDIGQMLYGPSGKPRMSIFSIAHLGDAERMFFVSLLLNQVLAWMRQQPGTTSLRAMVYMDEIFGYFPPVANPPSKQPLLTLLKQARAFGVGILLATQNPVDLDYKGLSNTGTWLLGRLQTERDKARVLEGLEGASASQGAKFDRQAMEQTLAGLGNRVFLMNNVHDDEATIFETRWAMSYLRGPLTRTQIKTLMDPVKAQMPKAPAPAAQATASQSPAFTAPTPGQASGAAAPARQAAMPSGRPVIPPDVSQYFVPARGSQSGNALLYRPSVLGVAQVHFIDARSGVDMTDDTAATTDITDDPIPVNWDNARDAGFSISDLEKAPREGAQFGTLPAVAGKARSYDGWSKEFTTWLYGSKKYELFKSPTYKQVSRPGESERDFRIRLGQSAREQRDDMIDKLKKKYQAKINTLEERIRKAQQAVDREAEQQKQQQMQTVINVGSTLLGAFLGKGFGAGTVGKAATTAKSAGRIFKEKDDVNRARESVATHQQTLEELEAEFKAEMDELAAKTDPATEELQKISLRPAKKDIVVKLVGLAWLPYWRAQDGTVSAAWQ; encoded by the coding sequence ATGGAAGACTTTGAGAAACTGGGGGTGTTCTACATCGGCAGGGAATATGACATGGCCCAAAAGAAATCGGGCGAAAACCTGGTACTTTACGATTCCAAGGACCTTGTAACGCACGGTGTTTGCGTGGGCATGACCGGCAGCGGCAAAACGGGCCTGTGTATATCTATTCTTGAGGAGGCGGCCCTGGACGGCATACCTGCCATTATCATAGACCCCAAAGGCGACATGCCCAACATGATGTTGACCTTTCCCCAGTTGAGAGCGGAGGATTTCCTGCCATGGATTAACGAGGACGATGCGCGCCGCAAGGGCCTTACGCCGCAGGATTTCGCGGCCAAACAGGCCGATCTGTGGAAGAACGGGCTGGCCTCCTGGGGCGAGAGCGGTGACCGCATCGCCAAGCTCAAGCAGGCGGCTGACTTCGTGATTTACACGCCCGGCAGCACGGCGGGGATCCCCGTCTCCATATTGAAATCGTTTGCCGCACCTCCGGCAGCCCTGATCGAGGATAACGAACTGCTGAGGGACAGGATTAATTCCACGGTCACCAGCCTTCTGGGGCTGGTGGGCAAGGATGCGGACCCCATCAAGAGCAGGGAACATATATTGATTTCGACCATACTGGATAACGCCTGGAGGCAGGGCATCGATCTCGACCTGGCAGCCCTCATACAGCAGGTACAGACACCTCCCGTCAGCAGGATCGGCGTCATCGATCTCGACTCGTTCTACCCTGCTAAGGACAGGTTTGAACTGGCCATGCTGATCAATAACCTGCTGGCTGCGCCGGGCTTCAACGCCTGGCTGGAGGGCGAGGCGCTGGACATCGGGCAGATGCTCTACGGCCCGTCGGGCAAGCCGCGCATGTCGATCTTCTCCATCGCGCATCTCGGCGACGCCGAGCGCATGTTCTTCGTCTCCCTGCTGCTCAACCAGGTACTGGCATGGATGCGCCAGCAACCGGGCACCACCAGCCTGCGCGCCATGGTCTACATGGACGAGATCTTCGGCTATTTCCCGCCGGTGGCCAATCCTCCTTCCAAACAGCCCCTGCTGACACTGCTCAAACAGGCCCGCGCCTTCGGCGTGGGGATACTGCTGGCCACTCAGAACCCGGTAGACCTCGACTACAAGGGGCTTTCCAACACAGGAACATGGCTGCTGGGCCGGCTGCAGACCGAGCGTGACAAGGCACGTGTGCTGGAAGGGCTCGAGGGCGCGTCAGCAAGCCAGGGGGCGAAATTCGACCGCCAGGCCATGGAGCAGACGCTGGCCGGCCTGGGCAACCGCGTCTTCCTCATGAACAACGTCCACGACGACGAGGCGACGATATTCGAGACCCGCTGGGCTATGTCATACCTGAGGGGACCACTCACCCGCACACAGATTAAGACGCTGATGGACCCGGTAAAGGCCCAGATGCCCAAAGCGCCTGCGCCTGCCGCGCAGGCAACCGCCTCTCAGTCGCCCGCATTCACAGCACCTACACCCGGGCAGGCATCAGGTGCGGCAGCGCCGGCGAGGCAGGCGGCTATGCCGTCGGGACGTCCCGTAATCCCTCCCGACGTATCACAGTACTTTGTACCGGCCCGGGGCAGCCAGTCTGGAAACGCGCTTTTATACAGGCCGTCCGTACTCGGCGTGGCGCAGGTGCATTTCATAGATGCCAGGTCCGGAGTGGATATGACGGATGATACCGCCGCAACTACTGATATCACAGATGATCCCATACCGGTCAATTGGGACAACGCCCGCGATGCCGGTTTCAGCATCTCCGACCTGGAGAAAGCGCCCCGCGAGGGCGCCCAGTTCGGGACCTTGCCGGCAGTGGCAGGCAAGGCGCGCAGCTATGATGGCTGGAGCAAGGAGTTCACTACCTGGCTTTACGGCAGCAAGAAATACGAGCTATTTAAGAGCCCGACCTACAAACAGGTTTCCAGGCCCGGAGAGTCGGAGAGGGACTTCAGGATAAGGCTGGGCCAGAGCGCCAGGGAACAGCGCGACGACATGATTGATAAACTCAAGAAGAAATACCAGGCCAAGATAAACACGCTGGAAGAGAGGATCCGTAAAGCGCAGCAGGCGGTGGACCGCGAGGCCGAGCAGCAGAAGCAGCAGCAGATGCAGACCGTGATCAACGTTGGCTCCACGCTGTTGGGAGCATTCCTGGGCAAGGGCTTCGGCGCCGGCACCGTTGGCAAAGCGGCCACCACCGCCAAAAGCGCCGGACGTATCTTCAAGGAGAAGGATGACGTGAACCGCGCCAGGGAGAGCGTGGCAACGCATCAGCAGACGCTGGAAGAGTTGGAAGCTGAGTTCAAGGCCGAGATGGACGAACTCGCCGCCAAGACCGATCCGGCCACTGAAGAGCTGCAGAAGATATCCCTTCGGCCGGCCAAAAAGGACATCGTGGTCAAGCTGGTCGGACTGGCCTGGCTGCCCTACTGGCGTGCACAGGACGGCACGGTTTCCGCAGCCTGGCAATAG
- a CDS encoding rhomboid family intramembrane serine protease, giving the protein MSNVRYRTGEGELIPIIVIIILNVLVYLGVNIAAFTGGNIIPYLALYGSWGGLLARPWTLVTYMFTQADFWHLLTNMLTLYFFGSFLNRIAGMRNFLIVYFAGGIVGGLFVLALSSPYAATIGASGAVFALGGALAIVAPKVKVFIFPIPVPMPLWIAVVIGFLILLPFSFISWQGHLGGLLTGLLAGLYLRHRLKITV; this is encoded by the coding sequence ATGTCTAATGTACGTTATCGCACGGGTGAGGGAGAGCTCATCCCCATAATCGTGATCATAATCCTGAACGTGCTGGTATATCTTGGGGTAAACATAGCCGCCTTCACCGGGGGCAATATCATACCTTACCTTGCGCTGTACGGTTCCTGGGGCGGCCTTCTGGCGCGGCCGTGGACACTCGTAACGTACATGTTCACGCAGGCGGATTTCTGGCACCTGCTGACCAATATGCTGACGCTGTATTTTTTCGGCAGCTTCCTCAACCGCATCGCCGGCATGCGCAATTTTCTCATCGTTTACTTTGCCGGCGGCATTGTCGGGGGTCTCTTTGTCCTGGCGTTGTCGTCTCCCTACGCGGCGACCATCGGCGCCTCGGGGGCGGTCTTCGCCCTGGGCGGGGCGCTGGCAATTGTCGCACCGAAAGTCAAAGTGTTTATCTTTCCCATACCGGTGCCCATGCCCCTGTGGATCGCCGTGGTCATCGGCTTCCTCATCCTGCTGCCGTTCTCATTCATATCCTGGCAGGGACACCTGGGCGGGCTGCTCACCGGCCTGCTGGCAGGTCTTTACCTCAGGCACAGGCTTAAAATCACCGTATAA